The DNA window AATGAAACGTTGGTATCTACTTTATTGTAAACGAGGGGAGCAGAACAGGGCTAAGCTACACCTTGAAAATCAGGGCGTGGAGTGCTTTTACCCGACAATTGAAGTCGAGAAGATCTCACGTGGTAAAAGACAAACAGTCGAAGAGCCATTGTTCCCCTGTTATGTCTTTGCGCGTTTTGATTATCAGCAAGGGCCAAACTTTACTTCAGTTCGTTCTACACGTGGTGTGGTTGACTTCGTCCGGTTTGGATCACAACCAAAAGAAGTACAGGGTGACCTGGTCTTTGAGTTGAAGCAAATAGAAAAGCATTGTAGCGAAAACGCCGAGTGTAAAAGTATGCCTAAGCCTGGCGATAAGGTCAGAGTTAAGAGCGGGCAGTTTGCTGGTATTGACGGTATTTTCCAAGAGCAAGACGGAGAAAAGCGCTCAATCATGTTGGTGCAGATGATTACAAAGCCGGTACCTGTCAGTATCGACAACAATGACTTAGACTTAAATAACTGATCTTACCAAATATAAAAAGGGCTGGTTAAACCAGCCCTTTTTACTTTCTGTTAGTGCCTATTAGTAAGCGTCGTTGTGGACAGTCTGTACTGCTCGGCCTGACGGGTCTACACAGTTCTTGAATGACTCGTCCCATTCAATAGCTTTTGCTGAAGAACACGCAACTGAAGGACCACCCGGAACACATTCTGCTGCTGATGGTAGCGGGAATAGCTCTTCAAAGATCTCTCGGTACACATAACCTTCTTTAGTCGTTGGTGTGTTATAAGGGAAGCGGAACTGAGCCGTCTCCATTTGCTGAGCCGTTACTTTTTCCTCAGCCACTGCTTTCAGAGTGTCAATCCAGCTGTAGCCAACACCGTCAGAGAATTGCTCTTTTTGACGCCATGCGATTGATTCCGGCAAGTAGTGTTCAAAACATTCACGTAGGATGTGTTTTTCCATCTTGCCGTTACCACACATTTTGTCGGCTGGGTTCAGGCGCATTGCAACATCAATGAATTCTTTATCCAGGAATGGTACGCGGCCTTCAACGCCCCACGCTGCCAATGATTTGTTTGCACGTGCACAGTCAAACATGTTCAGAGCAAGCAGTTTACGTACGGTTTCTTCGTGGAACTCTTGTGCATTTGGTGCTTTGTGGAAGTACAGGTAACCACCGAAGATTTCATCTGCACCTTCACCTGAAAGTACCATCTTGATACCCATTGCTTTGATCTTACGACCCATCAAGAACATCGGCGTTGATGCACGGATTGTCGTTACGTCATACGTTTCAATGTGGTAAATCACATCACGAATCGCATCAAGACCTTCCTGAATCGTGTAAGTCATTTCATGGTGAACGGTACCGATTTGCTCTGCAACTTCACGTGCAGCTTTTAAGTCCGGAGCACCTTCAAGGCCAACCGCAAATGAGTGCAGCTGTGGCCACCACGCCGCTGATTTTTCGTCATCTTCGATACGCATTGCTGCAAAGCGTTTTGCTACCGCAGAGGTGATGGAAGAATCCAAGCCACCAGACAGAAGTACACCATATGGTACGTCAGTCATTAGCTGGCGCTTAACTGCCGCTTCAAGTGCTTCAGTTAAATCTTCTTTACTGGTGCTGTTACCCTGCACTGCAGCGTATTCGTTCCAGTCACGAATGTAGTACCGTTGTGGTTCGCTATCTTTAGAGCCATAGTAACAACCAGGAGGGAACTCGCTCACTGTTTTACATACAGGTACCAGTGCTTTCATTTCAGAAGCCACGTAGTAGTTACCGTGTTCGTCGTAACCTTGGTAAAGCGGGATAATACCGATGTGGTCGCGGCCTACCAGATATTCATCCTTCTCTTCATCATAAAGGACGAATGCGAAAATACCGTTCAACTCTTCAAGAAGTTCAGCACCCATGTCTTGGTAAAGAGCAAGGATAACTTCACAATCTGAATCCGTTTGGAACTCATACTTACCTTCGTAGCGTGCACGGATCTCTTTATGGTTGTAAATTTCGCCGTTTACCGCGAGGATTAGCTTTTTATCAGGGCTGTATAGTGGTTGTGCTCCGCTATTTAGTCCAACAATAGCCAAGCGTTCATGAGCCAGGATTGCTCTATCTGAAGAATAAATGCCAGACCAGTCCGGACCACGATGACGAAGTTTTTTCGACATTTCTAATGCGATAGGGCGTAATGCAGCTGCATCACTTTTGATGTCTAAAATGCCAAATACTGAACACATACAACAATCCTTTTAAACTAAATAATTTCTAATCGGTATGGCTTCAATTTGCCAGTTTGAGTAAAAAAAGCAACGCTTTGTGATTAAAAAAATGATAATTGCTCTTGATGTGTGAATGTTTTCTAATAATAAAGTGTTTTTGATGAATGAAATCAAAGTTTGGTATAAAAAGTGTACAAAAAAGCCTTCCTTTTTAGCGGAAGGCTTCGGAGGTAATCTAAATGAACGCTTATTTTATTGGAGTAAACTTGGGTTCTAGTTGCTGACAAACGTGTCGTGCAAAACCGCTGCCAGCCTCATTATAGATATTGAACGCTGCATCTACACCTTGTTCTAACAGACCGTCAAGCTGGTCTGGGTACTCAGCAATCGCCGCAATCTGGCCTTTATAGTTTCGGCGTTGCAGTTGCTCTAAAGCCGTTTGGTTACCTTGGTGGTGAGGCATCGCTAATAAAACCAGCTGAACGTGTCCTGTATCGAGAATCCTCTCCCAAAAGTCGGGGTCAGTTGCATCTCCGGAGATGACATTGCGTCCTTCGGCACGATGCTTAACCGCGGCATCTTCACGAATTTCTACTCCTAATGAGATCTTGCCGTAACGGGTGCAAAGTTCATCGTAGGCACCTGTACCTATTCGACCCATCCCCAGAATAAGTACCTGAGCACGGCCGGGGTTGATTAACTGATCGCGTTGGTTGAGTTTCTCCGTTGCAGTTTCTTGTAACCACTTACCGGAATGCTGGTAGATTTTGTTGCTCAGACGGTTTAGCGGCGCAGAGATAATAAAGGACAGGGATACGGCGACCGCGATAGCCGCCAGCATGTCACTTGGCATCCAGCCCATTTTGTAAGCCAATCCACCAACAATTAAACCAAATTCACTATAGTTAAATAGTGACAGCGAAGCGAGCAGGGAGGTACGGACCCGAAAGTTAAAATAGTTAATGGTTAAGAAATAAAGCAGACCTTTAATTGGCAATAACAGAATGAACAGAATAGCCAGCGCGATTCCGGTAAAGCTCAGCGATGCGGACAAGCCAATATTTAAAAAGAAACAAACTAAAAACAGCTCTTTCATATTAAACAGTGATTTGGACAATTCTGAGGCTTTACGGTGTCCGGCAAGCAGCATACCTAATATCAGTGCCCCAAGATCTGCTTTCATGCCTACAAGCTCGAACAAGCCTGCCCCCACCACTAGCGCAAAGAAGATGCCGAACAATACCAGCATTTCACCGTGACCGACTTTATCGAGTAATTTGTAAAACAGCGGTCGAAGAAGGGGAAGGCCGAACAGTGCGATAGCGTACCATTCAGGGATCTTGCCGGTTGAAGCGGTCAGGAAAACGACGGCGAAGATATCTTGCATGACTAAGATACCAATTGCGACGGTACCGTATGTGGCACTCATCTCACCTTTTTCTTGTAGTGTTTTGACCGCGAAAACTGTGCTCGAAAATGACAGGGCGAATGCCAGTAAAACAACCTGGCCAATATCCATCCCGGCTAGAGAGGTGAGGCCGAGTAACTTTAAACCCGTAAGTGCAATAGTAAACACCGCAGTAGAGAGAATGTTATGTGCGGTGGCTCCGCCCCAGATTTCTTTTGATAAAAGAGTTTTTACATCGAGTTTTAGTCCGATTGTAAACAATAAGAGAGTGACGCCGAGATCGGCCAGGCTGACGATTACGTCATTGCTCTGGTAGCCAAATGCGTGTAATCCAAACCCTGCAAGTAAGAAACCAACGAGAGGAGGGAGCGTGCATTTTAGCGCGAGATAGCCAGCGACAAATGCCGTTGTAATTAGAATAATTTCCATGCTTGTTGCTTAAGTTTCCTGATATACAAAAACGGGCTGTGTGAACACAGCCCGAGATTGTAACTCAATTAGTTGTATAAACTTAGTCTTCCAATAACTTTTGTAACAAAACGCCATTTAACATTGCGCGTTTGATCATTGCGAAAGCGCCCATTGTAGGCTGCTTATCAATTTGTGACGCGACTATTGGAAGGCCGCTGTGGAAAGTTTTTAAAGACTGGTTCTCGATATTTCTCTGTATTGCTGGAAATACGATCTCTTGCGCCGCAGTAATGTCACCAGCGATTACAATCTTTTGAGGGTTAAATAAGTTAATGGTAATTGCAACGGCTTTGCCCAGTTGGTTGCCTACGCGGACTAAGCTTTGCTTTGCCAGTTCATCACCATTCATAGCATGAGTACATACATCCTGAATTGTAATGCTTTCGAGCTCGGTCAGACTAGATTCGTAACCTTGTGCTATCAGCTGTTTGACACGCTTGATGATTGCAGGGTTTGCAGCAACAGTTTCTAAGCAACCAAAGTTGCCACATTGACACTGCTCGCCCAACGGGTCGATCTGTATATGACCAATCTCACCGACGTTACGGTTAAAGCCCAGGAACACCTGACCATTTACAATGATGCCTGCACCGGTACCCCGGTGAACACTCACGAGGATCGAATCCTGACAGTCTTGGCTGGCACCGAAGTAGTGCTCAGCGAGAGCCATCCCACGGACGTCGTTACCGACGAAACAGGCCGTATTCAGTTTTTCGCTGACGATTTCACCAAGAGCAAGATTATCGATATCGGTATTAGGCATGTATTCAACAACACCAGTGGTCGGGTTAACCAAGCCCGGTAGTGTAATACCAATAGCAATTAACTGATCGATTTTGTCTTGGTGTTGACTAACGAAACTTTTCAGTAAATCGATTAGACCGGCAATCAAATCTTCCTGATTGGTGTAATGCAAGTCGTGCTGATCTTCGGCGAGTGCGTTTCCGCCTAAATCGTACAAGCAAAACTGAACGTAATCTCGTCCTAGCCGAACAGCAACTGAATGAAAGGGTTTAACTTCGGTGGTCAGAGAGATGGCTCGACGACCACCGGTAGAAGCTTGTTGCGCGACCTCTTTAATCAGGCCACGCTCTAAAAGTTGGCGGGTTATTTTGGTAACACTCGCGGGAGCCAGCTGACTAACATCTGCGACTTGAATGCGGGAAATAGGGCCTTGTTGATCAATCAGCCTATATACCGCAGCGCTGTTAAGCTGCTTTACTAAATCTACATTACCAATTTGTCCGCCATTCATGCTTAATTGTGCTCGTATTGTCCGTTAACAACCGTCGCTTTTACATTGAAGTCACGATCGAAAACAGTCAGGTTTGCAACCATGCCTGTTCGAATTCGGCCAAGTCGTTCCTCTACACCAATTGCTGATGCTGGGTACAGTGTTGCCATTCGTAGAGCTTCGTCTAAAGCGATACCTGCGTGCTCAACTGTATTTTGAACTGCTTCAATCATAGTCAGCGCTGAGCCGCCTAGTGTGCCGTTTTCATCAACACACTTGCCTTCTCGGTAATATACTTTCTTACCGACAAAAATAAAGTGATCCATGTTAGCACCTGCCGGAGCTGTGGCATCCGTCACCAAAACCAGCTTATCTCCTTTGATTTTATGAGCAATTCTGATGTTTGCGTAGTCTACGTGGAAGCCATCGGCAATAATGCCTGCATAAACCTCGGGAGTGTCGTAAATTGCGCCGACGACGCCCGGTTCGCGACCAACCATCGGAGTCATTGCATTAAACAGGTGTGTCGCAAAGCTGATGCCCGCTTCAAAGCCTTTACGTGCCTCTTTGTAAGTGGCATTGGTGTGGCCGATTGAAACCACTACCCCAGCTGCTTTCAGTCGACGAATATGTTCTGGGTTGTTCAGCTCAGGTGCAAGGGTAACTTTGGCGATGATGTCTGTATTTGCACATATCAGTTCAATCATCTCTTCTTCAGAAGGGCGGATAAAGTCGACGCTGTGGATGCCTTTTTTCGCGACGTTAAGATAAGGTCCTTCCAAGTGTAGGCCGAGTGACTGATTCTGATACTTATTGTGGTATTCACGAGCTGCACTGATAGCTTCACGCATATCATCATCGGATGAAGTAATCAGAGTAGGTAAGAAGCTGGTGCATCCCGATTTGAGGTTTGCTTCATGCATGATTTGCATCGTTTCTGCCGTGATATCGTCATTTAACATGACTCCGCCACAACCGTTGAGCTGAAGATCAATGAATCCTGGGCTCAGGTTGGCACCGTTCAGATCTTTCACTTCGATGCCTTTCGGTAATTCGGCAACGGGCACAACAGATTGAATCAGATCGTTTTCGATGATGACCGCATGTTCAGTAAGAACATCACTACCGGTATAAATTTTACAGTTACTTAGCGCGTACATAGTCAGCTAGTCCTTATAGATGAGAAATCAATTTCTGTATTGTTATCTTAATGGTGACTGCTTGAGTCATTTGATTACTTAGTCCGTATCACTGAACTTAGATAACGAATTACATTGAGCAAGTTGCGTTTATCTCGGCCATTGTGGAGTAACTAACTAGTAACGGGCTGAAAATAGTAAATGAACTGTTTTTATATGATTCTTTTTCAGAGCGAAGTTACCGTGGATTACTCGCTGAGATAACAAAATAACACTGATCTTTCCTTGCATAAAGTGCGAGGATCTTATCTTTAATATGCCATTTTTTCGTATAATAAAATAAGTTTTATGATCTCGCTAGCAAAAACCTTCTTTTAGGGGTATTTCTGGTGATTATGATCACAAACAATGAGCTTTTAATTTGCGGAGCAAAATTAATATCATAAACTTAGAGGGACTAAATTGAACGGCTAAAATAAGTCATTCAGCAGAACATCTAATCCTATAGGGGGAACTAAAGGTGAATATTCTTGGATACTTCCAGAAGGTGGGTAAGGCGCTTATGGTGCCGGTTGCCACACTTCCTGCAGCAGCGATACTCATGGGTATTGGCTACTGGATCGACCCAAATGGCTGGGGTGCAAACAGTGCACTAGCCGCATTCTTAATTAAAGCTGGCGCGGCAATCATTGACAATATGTCAGTTCTGTTTGCAGTCGGTGTTGCTTACGGGATGTCTAAAGACAAAGATGGTGCTGCAGCGCTTTCTGGTTTCGTAGGCTTCCTTGTGGTTACCACACTTCTTGCTCCTGGCGCAGTAGCACAAATTCAAGGTATTGACCCAAGTGAAGTGCCAGCGGCATTCGGTAAAATTCAAAACCAGTTTGTAGGTATCTTAGTTGGTATCGTTTCTGCAGAATTGTACAACCGTTTCTCACACGTAGAACTTCACAAAGCTCTAGCCTTCTTCTCTGGTAAGCGTCTGGTACCTATCCTGACATCGTTTGCTGGTATCGTGATTGCTTTCGTGTTGATGTACGTGTGGCCAACCGTATATGGCGGCTTGGTAAGCTTCGGTGAAAGTATTCAAGGTATGGGTGAAGCTGGTGCAGGTATTTATGCATTCTTTAACCGTCTTCTGATTCCTGTGGGCCTACACCATGCATTGAACTCTGTATTCTGGTTCGACGTTGCAGGTATCAACGATATCCCTAACTTCCTTGGCGGCGCGAAGTCTATCGCTGAAGGCACGGCAACTGTTGGTGTGACTGGTATGTACCAGGCTGGTTTCTTCCCAATCATGATGTTTGGTCTGCCGGGTGCAGCGCTAGCTATGTACCATACTGCGAAATCGAAGAATAAAGAAAAAGTTGCCTCTATCATGATTGCAGCCGCGTTCGCTTCATTCTTTACTGGTGTTACTGAGCCGTTAGAGTTCGCGTTTATGTTCTTAGCTCCTGGCCTATACGTGCTTCACGCTGCGCTTACTGGTCTATCAGTTTACCTTGCAGCATCAATGCACTGGATTGCGGGCTTCGGCTTCTCTGCAGGTCTTGTTGACTTAGTATTGTCAACTCGCAACCCACTGGCAGTGAACTGGTTCATGTTAATTGTTCAGGGTCTAGGTTTCTTTGCGGTGTACTACTTCGTGTTCCGTACTGTGATTGTGAAGTTTGGTCTTAAAACACCAGGTCGTGAAGATGACGAAGAAACGTCCTCTAAAGTTGCCGGTTCAAGCAACTCTTCTGAGTTAGCTCGTCAATACCTAAAAGCGCTTGGTGGTCATGACAACCTAAGTTCGATTGATGCATGTATTACTCGTCTGCGCCTTTCAGTTAAAGATATGAGCGTTATCAACGAGAAAACACTGAAAGATTTAGGTGCGATGGGTGTAGTGAAACTTGGTACGAACAACCTGCAAGTGATTCTTGGTCCATTAGCAGAGATTGTGGCTGGTGAGATGAAAAACGTATCAAAAGATGAAGACTTAAGTGGTGTTCATCTGCCTGCCTAACAGCTAAATTGTGGTGAGTTTATCTGCTGTTCGATAATGCAAATAATTTGTAGCCACAAAATTTAGAAAGACCTCCTTCGGGAGGTCTTTTTTATATTGTTCTGCTGTGTTTTCACTCTAACTCGATAAATATTGCCGTTTTAATGACAGTTCTTGTTGTCTAATCGTTTAGAATTGTGGATCATTAGGAACAATGCACTCTGTAATTCCTAGTTCGGATACAGAGTACCGTTTTCTCTGACAATACTATTATTTTTGAGGTGCTATAGATGAGTGAAGCTGATGCTCGTCCATCAAACTTCATTCGCCAGATCATTGATAAGGATCTAGCGGATGGTAAACACACTAGCGTGCATACTCGATTCCCGCCGGAACCAAATGGTTACCTGCATATCGGTCATGCTAAGTCTATCTGTTTGAACTTCGGTATTGCTCAGGACTATCAGGGTCAATGTAACTTACGTTTTGATGATACTAACCCTGAAAAAGAAGACATCGAATACGTTGAGTCTATCAAGAAAGATGTAAACTGGTTGGGCTTCGAGTGGAGTGGTGAAGTATGTTACTCATCAAACTACTTTGATAAGCTTTACGAATATGCAATTGAATTGATTAATAAAGGCTTAGCGTATGTAGATGAGCTAAGTCCAGAGCAGATTCGTGAGTACCGTGGCACGCTGAAAGCGCCAGGTAAACCAAGTCCGTACCGTGATCGCCCTGTTGAAGAAAACCTAGCGTTGTTTGAAAAAATGCGTGCTGGTGAGTTTGAAGAAGGTAAAGCATGTCTTCGCGCGAAGATTGATATGGGCTCTTCTTTCATGGTTATGCGCGATCCGGTTCTGTACCGTGTTCGTTTTGCGACTCACCATCAAACTGGTGATAAGTGGTGCATTTATCCGATGTACGACTTCACACACTGTATCTCAGATGCTTTAGAAGGTATTACACACTCAATTTGTACTCTTGAGTTTATGGATAACCGTCGTCTTTACGACTGGGTACTGGACAACATTACAATTGATTGTCGTCCGCACCAATACGAGTTCAGCCGTCTAAACCTTGAATACACAGTAATGTCTAAGCGTAAGCTGAACCAACTAGTGACTGAAAAGCTGGTTAACGGTTGGGATGACCCACGTATGCCAACCGTTTCTGGTTTGCGTCGCCGCGGCTTTACACCTGCGTCTATTCGTGAGTTTTGTAAGCGCATCGGTGTTACCAAACAAGACAACATGATTGAGTTTAGCTCTCTTGAATCTTGTATCCGTGATGATCTGAATGAAAACGCACCGCGTGCAATGGCTGTGTTAGACCCTGTAAAGTTAGTTATCGAAAACTTTGAAGCGGGTAAGGTTGAGAACCTGACATTAGCTAACCATCCAAATAAACCTGAAATGGGTGAACGTGAAGTACCGTTTACTCGCGAAGTTTGGATTGAACGCGAAGACTTCCGTGAAGAAGCGAACAAGAAGTACAAGCGTTTGGTGCTAGGTAAAGAAGTTCGTCTTCGTGGTGCTTATGTGATTAAAGCTGAGCGTGTTGAAAAAGACGCTGAAGGCAACATCACGACAATTTTCTGTAGTTACGATGCAGATACTCTGGGTAAAAACCCAGCTGATGGTCGTAAGGTTAAAGGCGTAATCCACTGGGTATCAGCGGATAAAGCACTTCCAGCAGAAATTCGTCTATATGACCGACTATTTACTGTACCAAACCCTGGTGCTGCAGATGATTTTGCTGCAACGATTAACCCTGAATCCCTTGTTGTGATCAACGGTTTTGTTGAGCCAAGTCTTGGCTCTGCTGAGGCTGAAAAAGTCTACCAATTTGAGCGTATGGGTTACTTCTGTGCTGATTCTAAAGAGTCAACGTCAGATAGCCTAGTGTTCAACCGTACAGTAGGTCTTCGCGATACATGGGCAAAAATTGAAGCTAAGTAATTGCGAGTCATAATAAAAATGCCAGTCTTGTGACTGGCATTTTTTATATTTGCTAACTGAACAACTGACAAAATAAAAGCGCTCTATGAGCGCTTTTTTGGTGTTTATTTCTTTGGTTTGTGTGCGTTAGGATCGTTTTTACAACTACCGTCACCACATTTGCCGTACAAGTAAAGGCTGTGGTTAGTTAAGGTTACGTTGTATTTAGACGCTATTTCTTTTTGACGCTCTTCGATAAGATCGTCAGAAAACTCAATAACCTCGCCACAATCCAGGCAAACTAGGTGGTCATGGTGATGTTGCGTTGAAAGTTCGAAGACTGATTTACCACCTTCGAAGTGGTGACGAGTGACGATACCTGCATCGTCGAACTGGTTTAGTACTCGGTAAACCGTAGCTAGGCCAATTTCCTCACCTAGATCAATCAACTTTTTGTACAAATCCTCAGCACTGATGTGCTGGCAGTCTGGCTGCTGAAGTACTTCTAGAATTTTTAGCCTTGGAAGGGTCACTTTTAAGCCCGCATCCTTCAGCGCCTGATTATTATCTGACATATACTTTCCCGTTGGATCATCTGCAGCGATTTAACAGAATTCAATATTCCTACCATTATAGGCGAAGCGCTATAAACATTAAACCACGAACTTCAAAGGGTTAATATATTCTTTCTTTGTAAATTAGAAATCGGTCAATTATATTAGAGATCATACCAGTTACATTTTAGTAACATCAGTAACGTAGAGAGCAGGGACTGCAATGGATAAGCGAATCGCCAAAATTTATAAACCGGGCATCATAAAATTCGGGCTCAACCTTTGGCCGCCATTTTGGGGATCTGGAATCAAAATCTTACATATTTCCGAAGACTTTCGGTTGGTAAAAGTGCGTTTGAAGCTCAGCTGGTGGAACAAAAACGCTAATAGAACTCAATATGGCGGAAGTATCTTTTCTCTGACTGATCCCATCTATTCAATGATGCTTATCGGGATTCTGAAGGAGGAATATTATGTCTGGGATAAAGAGGCGAGCATAAACTTTATTAAACCGGGACACAGTGATTTATTCGCCGACTTTGAAATCTCAGAAGGAATGATTGAAGAGATACTGAAAAGGACACGTAGTGGCGATAAATGGTTTCCCGAGTTCATCATTTATGTCAAAGATCAGGACGGGAACGTGGTGTCTGAAGTGAAACGTAAGCTTTATGTTCGCAAAAAGCCCCAATATCGAGAGGATGAAGTCGCGACAGAAGTTTCATAATACCAATCACAGTAAATAAGTGTTCAAAAATAGCGCAGGAAAAATGCTTGAGAACAAGGCGAACTTTTTCGATAAGTAATTATTCTACAATCAAAAAGTTCAAGGTAGTTATCGAGTGTTTTAACAAGCTAGAATGACCAGTTATTTACTACGATTGGTATAATCATTACTTACAAAAAGACCTCCTTAGAGGAGGTCTTTTCAAGTTCTGTATTAGCTTAGCCTTCAAGCTCAGCCAGACACATCTCTTCGTAAATCTGTTTTACCCAGTTTTCGACACGCTCGTCAGTTAACTCAGGCTGACGATCTTCGTCAATGCATAAGCCTACGAACTGGCTGTCATCACCTTCAACAAGTGCTTTAGACGCTTCGAACTCGTAGCCTTCGG is part of the Vibrio sp. B1FLJ16 genome and encodes:
- a CDS encoding DUF4442 domain-containing protein; this encodes MDKRIAKIYKPGIIKFGLNLWPPFWGSGIKILHISEDFRLVKVRLKLSWWNKNANRTQYGGSIFSLTDPIYSMMLIGILKEEYYVWDKEASINFIKPGHSDLFADFEISEGMIEEILKRTRSGDKWFPEFIIYVKDQDGNVVSEVKRKLYVRKKPQYREDEVATEVS